The following nucleotide sequence is from Campylobacter showae CSUNSWCD.
AGTAGATCAGGCAAGAGTACTAAGCCAGAGCGCAAAAGACGAACTAGAAACATTACTAGCTACTCACGAAAACAATACTACTAATCAAGTCGTAGTAGCTACTATAGAATCTCTAGGTAACGCTCAAATAGAAGAGTACTCCATAGAACTAGCTAGACGTTGGGGTATAGGACAAAAAGGTAAAGATAACGGAGTAGTATTAGTAGTAGCTCCAAACGACAAACAAGTACGCATAGAGGTAGGATACGGCCTAGAAGGTACTCTAACGGACGCTCTTAGTAGCAGTATCATAAACTATTACATAATCCCAGAGTTTAAAAAAGGAGATATTCAAAACGGTATAAACATAGGCATACAAAAGATCATTGCATTGCTTGATGGGGATGAGAGGGTTAAGGAGGAGATAGAAAAGCAAGATGAGACGCCTGTGGAAGCCTATGGGATAGTAGTGGGCATGGCGATGGTATTTGCTTCGGCTATTTTTGGCACGGCGGCTCTACGAATCGGAGCTAGCGCGACGCTATCTGGCTTTATCTCGGGCGTAGTCGCAGGGACATTTGGTATCGAGAATCTGCTTGTTAGAGGCGGGGTCTTGCTCGTTCTTTTTGTGCTACTTTTGTACCTAATGCGAAATATGAAAACCGGCGGCAGAGGCTTGTATGGCGGCGGCTCTGGAGGCGGTTACGGCGGTGGCGGATTTAGCGGAAGCGGT
It contains:
- a CDS encoding TPM domain-containing protein, whose product is MKRILSTLFCVFTLLGLTAINLSAADNATEQNKTVKQTTTQTSNEKSSNFPALTGRVVDQARVLSQSAKDELETLLATHENNTTNQVVVATIESLGNAQIEEYSIELARRWGIGQKGKDNGVVLVVAPNDKQVRIEVGYGLEGTLTDALSSSIINYYIIPEFKKGDIQNGINIGIQKIIALLDGDERVKEEIEKQDETPVEAYGIVVGMAMVFASAIFGTAALRIGASATLSGFISGVVAGTFGIENLLVRGGVLLVLFVLLLYLMRNMKTGGRGLYGGGSGGGYGGGGFSGSGRSSGGGFSGGGGGFGGGGASGRW